The genomic DNA gcaacacaaaaacacaaagaTATTACAAAAGAGGTACCCAAAACCCATCTTCCCAAAATCAAGGCGGTCACTGGGAGACCCTTCCATCTTTGCTGGAGAGATTGTTTGTTATccaaaaatggaaagaaagcTCGGAAAGAGGGAAGGCCCAGAATGAAATGGGCTGATTTTGGAAGTGGGGAAGTCCCAGAAATGTAAAAGAGGAGCCATCAAATTGACACAGTCCTTTTATATACACAATCATCACTTGTCTCAATCTCACACTACAcgaatattaatattatacatctttatatatatatatttatgaattatgagagagagagagagagagagagagagaggcgccGTTTTGCTGACGAATTGGATTGGGTTGTTTGTAAATAGGGAAATCAAAGCAAGGCCAAAAGAGAAAGCAAGCGGCCGTGGGGGATTTTCACAAACAGTTGGGAGGACGCAATGCTTATGGGGGAGCAGCTACTTTCCGTTTTATCGTCTCATTTATTCAGGACCTCACATTATTGCGCGCACAGAATACAAGCATGGTGGATGAAAATATGCGAAATGgcttaaaaaaaaggaaaaaattaactGGTTGAGTTGATCGATTGAACAAAAGTGGACCCATCTTTAATATTGACCATAGGTCTACAATAGATAGCCTGTTAATGTGATCCAATTTCtttaatatgaaataaattaatttactacCACCCCCTTTGACAACATAATCAATGGCATGTTCGTTACAGCTTAAAAGTTGTAATTTTtagcttctagcttcaaaaaagttatgatgtagtatttgttttaacttatagaattataacttataacTTCTACTATCTTTTAAAAGGGGTAGAAGCTGATTTTTTCAAAGTTGAGGTACCTCAGCTTTTACGACTTCTGcttaaatgattatatttttgtgacaattttgtccttatttttaacaaagaattaccctcttgtctacgcaatcatgggtttttcttctccaccgccatctttattttcatatctcttcctctttctcgccatcttcctctttctctatactctaattaatttttttataacacttgaaacttatatatatacactaattaatttttaaattatcattctataactattaagggtattatggacaattatacaaaaataagttattttatagCTTATGATATCAAATACCACAACTACTTGACTACAATTTCTAAGAATATGCAACAAACAGgtttataatttattctaagttttaaaagctataatctaagaacctataagctataatttctttaattaagctgcaacaaacggggcaATATATGACTTTATGACTTAAGATTATTAGATAAACTCTGTTAGTTTGTTGAATTCTAGAATTCatcaaataactttaaattatattaacatcTTTGcatgataataatatatatataaaaatatattaaaagtcTACAATAAAGGTAAAGATTAATTGATTGAACTATTTGATTCAACAAAAATTGATCAACTCTTGATATTGACAGTAGCATACCACAGTCTAGTTGTCGGTTTTCTTAGTTGACTAGttgatttgattcaatttttttaacatgaaataaattaatatatgattttttaatttaatagcTTAATCAACGTCACAATAGATATATCAActtgtaaatttaaaattattaaatgaagGTTATTGAATTTTATAATTAGTCAAATAACTTGATATGAGTATTTAATGAGTTTAAACCATGAGATTAAATATGCTATTAgagataatttttaataaaaatactaattagtAACTactaatgtatatataattagatataaCACAAAAccgaagagaagaaaagagaaatctaaTCTAACCTATATGCTTTGCCATTCCTATCTAACTCAAGCTCTGATGGTAATATTTTCGCTAGACGTTGAAAAGGGATACGCTTGGTTAGGATGCATCCACTgagaaaataaaagcaaaagtGTTGTTCTGATCCTGCCTGATGAAGCCAGCCAATAGCCATCGATGGGCCATAAAAGACCCTTTTGAAGGCTCCCATCTGCCATAACTAGAAGCAATTAAGAATTTTGTATTCCAACAGATTGAAAAACTACAAGACAGTGCGGCAAATGGATcggagagaaagaggaagagagtTCACCAGCTAAATAGAGGGAAATATCCTGGATTTCCATCTTAAAAAATGTTAATGTACATATGTACACTATACAGTGACAGGTAATGAAGTGGAAACCATTCATCCAACCAAAGaacactcttaattctaaaCAGACTCGCTTGGAATGCTTGGTTCTGCCCTCATTTTTACAATAGGAGTGGAAGGATTTCTAGACAAGATCAGGTTACCCTCAAGATCTTGTGTGCCATTGGCGGCAAGACGAGGATCCATCACAATTCTGCACGTACCTGGTGTCTCGCCTCCTAATCTAACGCCATAATACTCTAAATGGTCTGAAACGCTGTTGCCAATCACTGACCTGTATAATTTTTCCAAACACAAAGGACGTCAAGTATCAGCAAAGTGAAGTCACCTCAAAAACTGATAAGATCAATAGAACAATACGAATAGCAACCAAGAGtaccaaaaaaaaaggaacaccAGAGTTGTTCATTTGCATCAGATGGAAAATTTTGACTTGAAATCTTGAACAAgtcaagaaggaaaaaaaaaaaaaaagttttaccaaaaataaatagattgtTGGAGATCACAAAAAGGGAACAGTACCTGCTACAAGTTGGGTCTTCGCCAGAACCATCACATACCTTCTcacatgtataaaataaaatactaaatcCAGTACTGTGGAGCCATACCTGCAGTTAAGAAAAAAAGTTAATTCTTAGTCATATCGATGCATGgagtttgttttttttcctttcttacatGCTGCTCTATGTGAGATGAATATACTGATTTTTAGTCAAATATATTCTACTCAATATGTAAAAGGTGTCATCCTCAATATACAAGGCTCCCCACTTTGTCGAGGGAgagtttttttatatatacacacacatacaaacaCACAGACTTATCCTACTCCGCAAAGACTATTTTCACAACTTGAACCTGTGATCTTCTAATTGTAAAGGAGCAACCTTATCATTGTTACTAGGGTTTTCCCTCAATATGTAATTTCAGCAAACAGAAATAAGAAAGtgtcttatttttttcccaataaGATCAACCTTGGACACAAAATCtgagaatgacaaaaagaaattatataggGATGGGGGTACCTTCTCTCAACAACGTAAAATataactacatatatatatatttaagctAAAATAACACCATGCTCAATCTCCTGCTTCTCAATGcttgtttatttatagaaataatAGGACCataaaatacacaaacaaaGTAATAGACTAATCTTAGATAATAGCAAagctattattaaaataacttaataaaaGGAAAGGCTACTTACTAAGTTGATTTCAACGAGGTGAAGACCTTAATTGTTCAACTTATAGGATTTCTAATGACCTTCTTACAATTGAATAGATATAGACAATTAGTTTTCCAATAGTACTTGCCATCCTGGATGCTATATGCTTTGCCCGGGCACACAAGTAAACaacgaaaaaataaaagaaaatcaaactacGTGTGCTGCAACCATATTGACAATGGCGTACATAAACACATCCATTAGCAGACGTACACtcaaaacaaaatccaacgTACTTTTTCAAATgtgtaatttgattttgttaggATAACAAGATTCAATCAtgtaatttgaaatattttgaatgaGTCCATACTATCCCTAGTCTCTAGGATATGGTTTTATTCAACCATAAGATTAGGGAGTCAGCTATAATGGTTGTATTATAAAATGATAATCTGAAACCAATAGCAGAACATACAAAGTTTATACATTTTCAGATTTTCACCTTCATCTATATGTTTTTAGGTTTCAAAAAGCTTGACTAGAATTATTTTCAACTAATAGCCAGCCACTTGTTCAAAATTGGAATtcttcaaagttcaaacttactCATAGAAAGTCAATAACCACTCAGGTTAATTCACATACAAGTTATCTCGAGTGAATGAGTTACAGACTGCAATGTATGTTAGAGGAAAGAAGCTGGTAATAAGGAAGTTACATATTGCCTCCGAAGAATGGTATGGTTGAAGGAATTTGGGGAATACACAGAACCTGTTCATAATATTTAGTTCATTGTgaatatattaaaaatcattaaattggATTTCCATCATTCAATCAGCCTAagcttaataaaaaaatcaccatCCAATAAAGAAAAACTTAAGACACCATTAAGACAAATTTGATCTTTTATCAAAAAGCTATGGAAATGACATTTATCAATTCCAATAGTTTCCCATCAGACTGACATGCTTTTATAAGGTAAGGATCTAGAAGAAGCATGAATACGTTAATTTAAGAGCCAGAGGTTACCTCTCTTGGGACATGATGATATGTCTTTTTCGGAAAAAAAGGATAGTACGGGGGCAAATGAGGGACAATATCATGTTCATTCGTGACACGAATGGTATTTGGTACAAGTTGGGTATAGCGTAGAGCAAAAGCAGCATTGCCAATACGAGGCTGTCCAAATGTCATAACCTGAAGATTCTTGGCTTCATGATTGACCTGGGAACAAACCAAGAATCCTTCAACACAAGATTTGCCTGTTAAACTGCAGCAACTCAAGAAGTATAGAATCAACAATAGACTAAGAACCTCATTTAATATGTGCAGTGAACTGAACTTTTTGCTGTCTAATCACACTGACCCACATAATTtgtatacaataaaaaaaatgaggcaAACACATGATTAAATATGCAGAACTACAATACAAACAGAAGGTTAATGTAAAACAATCAAGAAAGGATACACTATGATTACCGTGAGATCCAAGCCGCAAAATGCAGCCATAGCCCCTCCCATTGAGTGTCCTGTAACCATGATATCAAGGTCCCCATACAATTCCATTGCTCTTCTAACAGAACTTAAAACACCAGGACGTATGGTTGTATTATGGTAAGCAGAATAAAATCCATGGTGCACCTGAAACAACACAGAGGCAATATAATGCTCTTAGTTACAGTTTTCTTACAAAAGTATTACTTACAAGTCCATGAAAAGGATTGCAACACACCATTGCATCAGGCATTCCAGGGTAATTTAAGTCAAGCTGCTTCCAGTACAGATCTTCAATCCAATTCTGTATGCTGTACATATCACACAGTACCAAACAAACCAGTGAGGGCAAGAAGATTTCCATAATAAAGTAGTATTGagtttgatatatttttgttcaaatAATTCTTGAGACATCAGATAATGAAATCAACATCCATAAACATTTAATGACACTTTAGAGCATCAAAGCTCAATCCATCATGAAGATTGGCAGAACGCATACAGAATCACAAGCAATAGCAATCAGACTCGGGCAGAAAAAGATAATAGTCTAAAATTCTGTGCACGTTACTTACTAAAAATAATAGTAgtaacaaaacaacaaaatgctaTTATGCTAGTAAGCCCCATAGACTATTTGGAAAAGATTAATAGTGATGATCCCCATTACTTGAATAATATATCGGCTAATTGATTCCAATGGTAAGAATGATGCTCTTTTTCATATATTCCCCTCATAAAATGTACATGTCTTCATCCAGAACAAGTGGTTGCAACTGGCAATACcagaaaagaaatatatatacatctatgGATAATACCAAGTACTAGGTGCCGTGATTGACAACTCTTTCACCTCGTGACTTCAATTATtggaaaaattacaattttctAGGGTTAGGAATCCTAACCTGATTTGTTGCTATATTCAAGTTCCACTGTGACAAGAAAAGGAATCAGATAAGTTCACCTGTCAAGTTGCAGTTTGTCCCTTTTCCCTTTCCATGTACACCAAACATGGATACTTACCGGACTCAGAGgaatgaaataaatgcacaaacTAGATAATGCATCAAGCAATATTTACATCTGCCTCAAAATGATTTCCTCTGCAAAAATATATCCATATCATGATATTCTCTTATAATCACTTAAAAATACTTTGCCTAAATACCATAATACTTGTAAAATGGTCATATCCATATCAGAAATGATACTTTTGGCAGATAACCCAGTCTCATTGAGTATAAAGCATGGACACAATATGCTATATATGAACACAATAGGAATAAACACACTGATGGGACTATTCTGAAAAACAGACACAAAAGTAAGATTATTGTCATTGCAAAGGAAGATATAGTAGCAACAAACAAATATTTCTATACATGTTTAATATTGTAGGTTACAACAGAagtcaaataaatatttgataattacACTGCAActtaaagaatttaattttttcctctTCAAGGAATAATTGAGCTGCTGACACATATCTAGATCatcacaaaccttaatcccattaggtaGGGACGACTACACGAATTCTAGCCCTTCAATCATAATCTATCCATATTTATCCATAATCTAGCCCTTAATGAGGTCTTTCTCTACCTCATTTGCTACAAACTTCCATTCTATCCACTTGCCACACGGGTACTTCTATTGGTCTTCCTTTCACATGTCTATAAAATCAATAACTGACATTCCAACTTTATTAAGAAGTTTTGGAACTAAGATTTTATCTTCTATTTATTATTGAGATAAATATAGTTAAGAGTAATTATCTTTCAGTTAggatttcatcatcttctctttcaatctttctctattttccagTTATTCTgcataaagaatttttttagaaatgtgGTATAATATAAATGCCCAGTGGGATTAAGGGAAAAGGGACAAAAAGCCTCTCAAGGGCTCAAGGGCTACTTGAAACACCTGCACACACTAAGATTTGTTGTCTGTACTGTAGTATATCAATGTTGGCAATTCATTACATCAAACCCTGGAACTTGTAACCAGGCCCCATTAACAGTTCAAAGAATGATGGAGATTTTCACACATTACTCCAAAGACAAAAAATTAGAGCCAGGAGCACCCACAAACCTGTGTT from Diospyros lotus cultivar Yz01 chromosome 4, ASM1463336v1, whole genome shotgun sequence includes the following:
- the LOC127800265 gene encoding lipase-like isoform X2 translates to MSDLTELFTWTCSRCNDLTEGFEIIELIVDVQHCLQGFVGVAKDLNAIVIAFRGTQEHSIQNWIEDLYWKQLDLNYPGMPDAMVHHGFYSAYHNTTIRPGVLSSVRRAMELYGDLDIMVTGHSMGGAMAAFCGLDLTVNHEAKNLQVMTFGQPRIGNAAFALRYTQLVPNTIRVTNEHDIVPHLPPYYPFFPKKTYHHVPREVWLHSTGFSILFYTCEKVCDGSGEDPTCSRSVIGNSVSDHLEYYGVRLGGETPGTCRIVMDPRLAANGTQDLEGNLILSRNPSTPIVKMRAEPSIPSESV
- the LOC127800265 gene encoding lipase-like isoform X1, producing MGQIRWLMVAVLMSLFALSGARELKNKHQGHLAFYNHTLATILVEYASAVYMSDLTELFTWTCSRCNDLTEGFEIIELIVDVQHCLQGFVGVAKDLNAIVIAFRGTQEHSIQNWIEDLYWKQLDLNYPGMPDAMVHHGFYSAYHNTTIRPGVLSSVRRAMELYGDLDIMVTGHSMGGAMAAFCGLDLTVNHEAKNLQVMTFGQPRIGNAAFALRYTQLVPNTIRVTNEHDIVPHLPPYYPFFPKKTYHHVPREVWLHSTGFSILFYTCEKVCDGSGEDPTCSRSVIGNSVSDHLEYYGVRLGGETPGTCRIVMDPRLAANGTQDLEGNLILSRNPSTPIVKMRAEPSIPSESV